The sequence below is a genomic window from Bdellovibrionota bacterium.
CCGGCTCGATCGACCGCTTTCTCGGCGACGGTCGGAAAGCTCTCTTTATGCTGGACCCGAACGTTCCCGATCGTCGGCTAAGCCCGACGCACATTGGCGTCCTCGACACCGGATTGGAAGATGTTCTGCGCAAATGGGGCGTGGACATCGGGAAAGATGTAATCCTGGAAAAACACTTGCAGCTCTTTGCGGGCGTCAAAATCGGCCTGACGGTTCTGGCTCAGACCTATGGAAATCACCCGATCGTCGATCCGTTGAAGGGAAAACAGACGGTGTTCCAAAATGTCCGTTCGGTCCGTAAGGCCGAGAATTTCGGCGGAACGGTGGTCGATTTGATTTCGAGCGCCGGCGGGGACGCCAGCTGGGCGGAGACCGACATCGACCAACTTTTCCGTCAGGGGAAAGCGAACCTGGAAGCGCACGATGTTCCCGGCCCGGTGACGATCGCCGTGAGTTCTGAGCGGGAAGGTGAGAAAGAAGGGGAAACGGCCATGCCGACGGCCCGCCTCGTCGTCATCGGTGACGCCGACTTCGCGTCCAATGGGTTGATTCGTTCGTACGAATTCAACTTCGATCTCTTCTTAAACTCGCTCAATTGGCTTCAGGGGGAGATGGAAAAGATCTCGATTCGGCCGAAGCAGATCCGTTCGTCCACGATCGAACTGACGCCCGCGCAGTCCAATACCATTTTTTATGTCGCGATCATCGGCCTCCCGATGTTGGTGTTGATCTTTGGCATGGATCTCTGGTGGTATCGGCGTCGGCGTGGCTGAGGCTAGGTTTCAATGAAAAAAGATGTTTTGCGCATACTGGTTTCATTAGCTCTTTTAGTGGGCCTGGTCGGTTTCGTGGCCTGGCATCGGAAGCAGAAGGCTGCGAAGGACGACAAAGCGGAAGAAGAGAAGAAAATCGCCCAAATCGACATGGAGGCGATCGGGCGGATCGTTGTCGATGCGAAAGAGGGGGGAAAGATCGTGTTCGTCCGGCGCACGAAGGACGCTCAAGGAAAATTCAGCGACGAATGGGCGGCGCTTTCCAATGAATTTGATTCCGTTTCGGACTGGGCGATCGTGGAACCGATCAAGTCGCTCCCGGATTATTGGTCGGTCAACACGCTGATCAACAATATAAAAGACCTGACGTCGACCAAAGTAATCAGCGAAAAGGGGGAAAATCGTGCGACATACAATCTTGAAAATGCCCCGCTCGGGATCGATCTGTACGAAAAGAACGTGGAAAACCCCAAACTGACCGTGCGCGTGGGCGATCAAAATTCAGCCAAGAGCGGCCCTTATCTTCAGACATCGGCCAGCCCACAGATCGTTCTGGGTTCCAACACCCTGGATTATCTAAAAACGCGAAAGCCTTCGGATTGGCGGAAGAAAGAAATCATCGGCTTTAAGGATCTTTCGAAGGTGAAGCGGGTTGAAATCACGTATGACGATAAGGGGAAAAAGAATTCAGTTGCGGCCTCGCGGGGGGAGGCGGGCTGGACCCTGACGAAACCGGAAGGCTTGCCGGCGGATGGCAGGGCGATCGAGAACTTCTTGAGCGACGTAAAGTCGTTGCATGCGAATACCATCCCGAGCGATGACGCCGCGAAGGACGCCAAGAGTTACGGTCTCGACAAACCGTACGCCAAGATCGACATTGCGGCGGCCGAGGAAAGCGGCGAAAAACACTGGACTGTCCTGATCGGCCGTAAATTTGAAAAAAATAAAGACATATACGTTCGCCGGATGGATTTTCCGCAGGTGTACGCCGTTCGCGAGGGGATGAAAGGAACGCTGACCAAGCAGGTCAAGGATTGGGTTCGTAAGAAACCGTTTTCCGCCGACAAAGGAATAATAACCGACGTTCTGCTCGTGAACCGGGGAAAAACGACGGAACTTGGAAAGAAAGGCAATACGTGGACGTTGGTTAAGCCGGTGGAAGACCGTGTGAATTCGGACCAGGTTGCCGCCCTTCTGACGAAGATCGTCGAATTTCAGGCGGGTGAATTCTTGGGAACGAAGGCTCCGGCCGGATTTGGAAAACCACAAGTGTCAATTCAAGTGACGGTGGGAGGAAAGAAACGGGATTTGTCTTTCTTCGACCCTGGGTCGGTAAAAGATCTACAGGGCAAGAGTTCGAGCCCCGATCTCTACTATCGATTTTCGCGCGCAGCGTACGACGGTCTGGTGACCGCCTTTCAAGGGGCGAGGGAGAAGAAAATTCTGCCGCTTAAGATGGAGGAATTGGCTTCCGTCCAAATTCAAAAGAATCCGGTCAAGGTGAGTTTCATTCGAAATGCCGAAGGTCAATGGGTGTTGGGAACGGTGGACGGCGCGGAACCGCCGCTCAAGGCGAAGTTACGAGAGAAGTCGACCTCCGACTCGGTGGTGAACGGAGTCGAGAATCTTGAGATCGAGACGTTCATGGAAGGCGGAGCCGGAAGTCCCGAAGCGAGCGAGATGACGGTCGAATTCCGTCCCAAAACGGGAGAAGCGATCTCCTGGTCGTTCGGAAAAAAGGACGGAAATATAGTGACGGTGCGTTCCGCGCAAAGGAACGTCGTGGGCCAGATGTCGGCGTCCAAGGCGGAGTTCTTGGAACAACTCTTCAAGATCGAGACGCCGCAGAAGGGATCGTAGGGAATGTCCGAAGAGCCCAAACAGTCGTCCTTCCGCATTACCGACCGACGGGGACAGGCGAAGGAGGAACCGACGCCTTTGGTGCAGCCGTCAGCCAAGCGGGAGCCGGAGTCGCCCCCTCGGCAGGA
It includes:
- a CDS encoding Gldg family protein; amino-acid sequence: ASLVFFREKSWSGYGVLGAAFLYNGAFLYLSHLYLKELFEKRSLRYGTNAAVYSVIVLAIVIVANVMSQDFHAQKDFTEGQVHTLTDQSIKLVEGLKGPLMITAFFDDRNETKPEAKELLGMYQSKSKQVTVNFADPDKEKTLAVQHSAKDGDILIVFGEQTSITRELTEQGLTQAMLKVTRSTTPNVCFTKGHGELDIDGPEDEPRSLSASKGGLTNEGYQPKAVEAIVGAVPPDCAILVVAGPTQGFTKEEAGSIDRFLGDGRKALFMLDPNVPDRRLSPTHIGVLDTGLEDVLRKWGVDIGKDVILEKHLQLFAGVKIGLTVLAQTYGNHPIVDPLKGKQTVFQNVRSVRKAENFGGTVVDLISSAGGDASWAETDIDQLFRQGKANLEAHDVPGPVTIAVSSEREGEKEGETAMPTARLVVIGDADFASNGLIRSYEFNFDLFLNSLNWLQGEMEKISIRPKQIRSSTIELTPAQSNTIFYVAIIGLPMLVLIFGMDLWWYRRRRG
- a CDS encoding DUF4340 domain-containing protein, encoding MKKDVLRILVSLALLVGLVGFVAWHRKQKAAKDDKAEEEKKIAQIDMEAIGRIVVDAKEGGKIVFVRRTKDAQGKFSDEWAALSNEFDSVSDWAIVEPIKSLPDYWSVNTLINNIKDLTSTKVISEKGENRATYNLENAPLGIDLYEKNVENPKLTVRVGDQNSAKSGPYLQTSASPQIVLGSNTLDYLKTRKPSDWRKKEIIGFKDLSKVKRVEITYDDKGKKNSVAASRGEAGWTLTKPEGLPADGRAIENFLSDVKSLHANTIPSDDAAKDAKSYGLDKPYAKIDIAAAEESGEKHWTVLIGRKFEKNKDIYVRRMDFPQVYAVREGMKGTLTKQVKDWVRKKPFSADKGIITDVLLVNRGKTTELGKKGNTWTLVKPVEDRVNSDQVAALLTKIVEFQAGEFLGTKAPAGFGKPQVSIQVTVGGKKRDLSFFDPGSVKDLQGKSSSPDLYYRFSRAAYDGLVTAFQGAREKKILPLKMEELASVQIQKNPVKVSFIRNAEGQWVLGTVDGAEPPLKAKLREKSTSDSVVNGVENLEIETFMEGGAGSPEASEMTVEFRPKTGEAISWSFGKKDGNIVTVRSAQRNVVGQMSASKAEFLEQLFKIETPQKGS